In Prinia subflava isolate CZ2003 ecotype Zambia chromosome 1, Cam_Psub_1.2, whole genome shotgun sequence, the DNA window AGGAACAGTACTATTTAGTAGCAGTtgcttttttctgcctttttttggaaaaaagagCTGTTTTTCACAAAAATTGAGACAGACATAATTGGGCCAAACATTGAGTTTCATATTTCACCTGAATTTTTCACTGGGAGACAAACAGAACAGTTTGGTAGTGGGTATACCTACAACAATTATAAGAGCAGTtctcagaaaaatgtaaaaaaaccccacctcaTAATAGCTGATTGGTAGGACCCAACCCACTACCAGGCAACTATAACTCCACTCAGTTTTATCCATTATATTTAACTTGCATTTCATTCATACTACGTTTAAAAAGACAACATGATTTTTTAAGTTAAGTTGTGTACATGTACACAGTTTTGGTAGTCTTTTAAAGCTGCAAAATGAATACATAAAGAGAGTCCTAATGACCCTATTACAGATTAAAGAGAAATAACCAGAATCAGTGTTACATACAAAATAATATTCTACGACAGAAACTAATACAGTTATCAAATAATTCATTAGAGAATAAAAGTGTTATACAAAAAGAGAAATGGTGCCTTTTTATCACTTCACAGCAGCATATAAGAAGGCAACGTTAAGAAAAgtgcacagcagaaaaagaattgttttgttttctgaaaaacttGAATTTTTCTTCAGACATCAGGCTTTTGTCCAGGAACACACTGGGTTAGGACACATTGCTTGTATTTTCTCCCAGAGAATGTATTCTCCTCTTGCATGAATTCCCAGTAAGGTGCTCACTCTGACATGTAGGAACGATACATCAGGGCCACGATAATCGCTGCTATTGCTGGGATCACCCAGTTGGACCACGAGCTAAAGGGAAGTTTTTGAAAAAGCAGTTTAGGAAGTGACAATCAGCAggttataaaaacaaacaacaacaacaaaggcaTTGCTTAAAGAAGACCTTCCTCCCCACTccaaaaaatacttcagattCAGGGCAACAGAACACCTGGGTTGGCCAGTAATACTCCAGACAAGGGAAGAAGCTTGTGCAATAAGGCTTTGTACTAGAGCTTACAAGAAGTTTGGTTACTAGAGAAGAGTAAAACCCTAGGCACATCTCAAGTCATGGTGTGCTGCCCAGAATGTCATTCGTTCAAAAGCCATTTAAATAGCAGCATCACATGGCACTTCTAAGCACCCAAACTCCCCACCCAGAGGGTCATAGAAGAGTCCTCTGAGGTTTCAGCAGTAGGCAATTGTCATCAGGATATAACTTTACAAAAGTTTGATTCAGTAGCATTCCAAACTGTTTTTCAACCCCTCCCAATTCTGACGGATCTTCCTTATTATACACAGAATCCACTTATTTCCCTTAGATGCAATAGCAGtagcaaattttaaaagcaaggcATCCGTGTCAGTAAAATAGTTGGCAATGGCACTAAGAATCTTCCCTTCACGTGGCAGACTCCAGAAATAATGACCTGTGCAAAACAAACCATTTGGCAGACACTGACAGCTGTCAATATGAAAAAAGTATTTACCTAGTAAACTGACACACTTGTAAAGTGGTACAGAGAGGCCAACTTGGACTTTACATAGAACACAAATTTTCATGTACCACCCCCTGATATCTCAGCTTCCAGCAAATAAAAGCTATTCCACTTTTTTAAGCTTCAGAAAATCATGAGGAACTTTGAGTTTGATATGAGATGTCATACTGTACCTGGAAGTAGACTGAACAGTGGTAATAAGAGTTTCCTGGAAAGGAAAGCATAAGAAGATATTTACTTCAGGAAGACAACCCTCTCCCACTTCAACTAGCCTCACAGTTTCTCAAAACTCATCAAGTGAGACTAATTCAGAAACAACTCAGTGCATGCATTTGAGAAGCATTTTCTCCTAATTCCAACAGCAGTTCTGTTGTATAATAAGCTAGCTAGCAGCAGTTTCTACAGCCAACATTGCATCAAGTTCCTAAAACATCAACAAGAATTTTACTGCAAGTTTTCTATGAACATTAACCTTGGGTTAcatttgaaaattttcagtcatctaagaaaaaaatcctttccttgACTAAAATCAAATTGAAAAAACTTGGCATTaattcacaaatattttttatatcaAAACTACATAAAGAAAGCTACTAATTCACATCTACAAAGCTTATTAAACTCAGGGGTTTTAGTGTGGTGTTTCAGATTGTGTAAGAATCAGTCAAATTGTTATAGCTGTTCCTGATACTGATTTGGACTTCTTGTTCAGTTTCCACAGGAAAAGCGGCACTACAAGGTCCAACCCCAGTTGGGTACATATAAATTGTGCACAATTTATATGAAGACTTATTAATTTGAGTAACTGTAGTTGTGTATGACTCtaagcttattttaaaattccaagCATTAAAACCCTACCTAAACATAGTGGTACAAGATCCATCACTGCAAAATTACTTGCTTTGGTATCAGAACATTTGcaattaatttaaagaaaaaaagacttcCAATACCATCTCAGAGGTTCAAGCACAGTACCTTTGAAAGCACCCAAATCATCCTAGGTTTATGTGTGCAAATACTGTTTGTAAAAGGATATGACTCACAGATTACATCTATGTTGCTTTTGTGAACATCACAATGAGAAACTAGCCCCAAAGCCAAACAGCGTGGAAGAACTGGTGCCCACATTATCAAAGCTAGCACCTTTTTTAACAGACTTACCACATCCAGGACCAGGGGATGGGTCCCCTGATACCAAGAGAGTAACAGAAATATGACCCAGCTCacaaaaaattagttttaaactCTACAACATTGGACAGGTGCAGAGAACGTACTTTAAGAACAGTGTGAGGACAAGAAGGACATTTGAAAGCCCAAGGCCTTCTGACAGGTCCTAGAGAGGCAGGGCACAGAACCTCCCTAATGTGTCACATACCCACCCAGAGTATAATGCCTGTTGAAACTTTCTACAGCCACACATCCTGCTCAGAAAAGCACCCCAGCTTCCTTCTGGAATGATGGAGAACAAGTGTAGTGTAGGCAGCTATGTGGATACATCTGAACTCTCACCTGACTGCCCAAACTAATATTTTAAGTACTTCAGTTTGGTAAATTCCTCTGAGATTAGTCAAAGGATTATCTACTACAACTTGTACTGGGCAGTCTGTTCTCAGCTGAATTTATCATTACTGCTCTTAAAGCTGAAGTGTAAACTGTCCagaatgtaaaaagaaaactgaatagCAGATACTGTTCTTGGTGGGAAGAAGCTCAAACTTTCAATCACTATTCCGCATCTTACTTTTATTAGGGTACTAGTTCTAGGCcctaataaaaaaataacaactgcTATAGTGAGCATTTCAATGCACCCTTCTAAGAAACAATCTTACTAAGCTACctttaaaaatagtttccaATTATTTCCTAAGCATGCTGCTGTACTGGTAAGCCCAGTGCAAACATCCTCTatggacacagcagcagcaactgcaCAAATTAATCCCTGAAGCACCTTCTCCCATAAGGGACATAGGAATTTTTTGAGTTTGATAGCTGAGTGCCAACACAGATTAATTCTAATAAGGGTGGAAAAAACCCATTAGAAAGTAAGTACAATAGTGCATTGACAGGACACTCAGCAGAATCTCCTGAAACAGTCAGGCAGCAAATACTCAGTAATTTCACCTTGAAAAGGGTTCACAATTGCAATTTAACTGATTTGTAATACACTGAATGCCTCTACATTCTCTAGCTACTAGCATGACCAATATACTGTTAAGCATCACATTTTTCATCCACTTATTAGTTTAATCTGTTCTGACaatacattgatttttttttttcttaaacttaACACTAGAAGACCATTGACTGATTCCTGTCACCTTTTTGCTACAGTATAACGCTATCACACTTAGTAACCCCCTGGTATGAAGGCAAATTGAAGAAAGTAACAAGTAAGGGAAAGAATAATTTGAAGCAGTATCAACAGGTCTAAGAGATTTAAAACCTGAAACATGGCGCTTAAACTgaactatttctttttcattaataCACAGACACTAAGACACTGCCTGTAACACCCAAAAGAAACAATGTGGCATTTCAAGAAACACACTTACTGTTGGTTTCTGAAGCTTGGATCTATCATCCTGCAGGACAAAAAAGCAAGAAACATTTAGACAACATCTGAAAgcattaaaaaccaaaccaaactcaCACAATTTATTACTTAACTAAGTTTGCAATTCATTCTGGTAATGTGTAAGTATTTTTCCCAAGGTAAAAGCAGACTTGCAAGAGAGTAAATGTCAGTGATTGATTTTCAACTAACATAAACAAGATCACTTCCTTAAATAATACTTCCCAGTATGCAATGAAGAAGTGAAACCTGAGCCTCCACGAATTTCATTATTCTTTACGCCCatgtttttatctttcctttgTCTCTGCAGAGTACATAACCTTAGTTTATACATTGACTGCAATCATATTAATTCTGCTTAGTGTACTTGTACTATCAGGTAAAGCCAACTAACTGGTTGTGATCCAATGTCCACTGGACCAAAAGTCACAAATTCTAGAGATCTTTCATAAACCCAGAGTTCTGCTTGGCACAGTCACATTCATCACAAAAAAGCCCAACAGTATATAATCCTGCTAGTATTTGTACATACAAATACAGTTCTGTATTTGTACATTAAACTACCAAGCTGTTTGTCTCATATCAAGCGAAAACAGGCACTTGTCAAACAAGGAAGAACTGGACTGATAGCCAGGTTACAAACAACATTAGTGGCATCAGAAATAGATGGTAAGCCTGCAAAGCCACAAACATGCCAAAATCACTTCTTACTAGGACAAGCTACTACTTGTCCTAACTACTACTAGTAGTATTTATAAAGAGATGACTTGAGACAAATAAGATCAGGAATCTTGCTGTGAAATAGGCTAGTCAagacagtgatttttttatccCAAATGCAAGACAATACATACATGAAACAAGGGCAAAAGGGAAGAGGCAGGAATGGGCAGTAAAGCAGAGCAGATGGTCACACTAGCAGCCTAAACCTTGAAACAGTGGTTTCAAACTATTAAGATGCAGGAGAGTTTAACTATGGCCTAGCTGAAGGAagccaaggcagcagctctgtagCTAGAAAGAAATACTTCAAAACTTCAGACAGCAGAAAGATGCTCATTAGAAGTATGGGAAATGGGATGGACAGCATAAAAGGGAGGACGTGACACATGATCCAGAGGGAACTGATCACAAACAACCCTGACAGTCACAAACAGGGAATGATGATGCAGCTAAAAACGGCAGAAGCCAGAGAGGGAAAGATAGAACAATAAACTACAAGTACAATGCTTATAATAACCATTTTCTAAACACACATATGAAGAGCTAGGATTGCACCTTTCAATGCAGACAGACACCTGGCAGATACATATTTACAATGGTGAAAGCATGAAAGTGGTTGTTAAGTAGTCACTCTGCACAAGAAAAGGTCTAAGTCATTCTGACACATCACCTTCAGGGGTTACAGAGTCAGAAATGACACAATTCCATATTCAGTTAATTCAAGAACTAAGCTGTAAGGTAATTTAAATCACCAAAAGATGTGACCATTATGCTACACTAATCAAATACCTTCACATTGGAGGAACTATCTCAAACCTAGGTCCATACACAAACAGCTGCAGGACTGGCATCCAACCAAACTAGCAGCTCTTCTTGATTTTGAAGTAATTACCAGACAAGTAACTAgatgcaaaagcagcagagtaAACATTTAAGTAAGGACACTCTCATATACTCACAGGATGAAGTTCCCCAACAATAAATGATTCTGACATTGTCCTTGCATCTGTGGAATGGCCAACATCTTCAAAGTTCTCAGTGGCATCTCCGCCAGCTTGTTCCCTAAGGACCTCTTCACCTCCTGGGTGCTGCAATTTTTAATGAGTTTGAATTAGTTACTGAAAtacatttcacatttcagaaatggaaatttggcatttttacatttttaaaattaaaaaaaaaaggcaaaattagCTGCTAGACTTTCTAGAGCAAACGTAAGCCTTTCTGAATAACAAGAGAGCTTTATATATTCTCTGAAGCCAAAACAAGGAAGCTAAGTCTCTATATCATTGGCAAAGAAGCAATAAGAGGCATTATCCCTTGCAACTAAAGCATTTAGAAAGTTGTGTGGGAATCAGTCTGTATTTTAACAGCCCAGCTATCATCTGAAGTTACATTCTGTGTTTTCACTTCTTTAGGACACGTGTATTTTTATCCAAGCAATGCTTTATGCAGCAGAAGGATAAAAGCCAAAAAGGTATAAGCTGCAAGAACATTCCAGGAAGATAAAAAATCTGTTCACAAGAAGCACAATCAAGCATTGGCAAGACAAGCTGGCAAGGTGCTAAGGAACCTGACCCTCTAATTAATCCTGGGGAGCTGGGCCAGAGAACTTTAAGGGTCCTTTCCAAAACAAATTATGGTACAAATATCAAGTAAGACAGCTCCTTTGGAAGTGATTAAGCACAACTGAAAGGTCACTCAAGACCCTAGAATAGCAATTTGGTTTTCATAAACTATGGAATCCCGAAACCACATTGTTGATAAAACCCCTGAGATACAGAGGAGTCATCTCCCAGGACCTTCTAATACCTAAATCCACCACCATTCCCTTAACATAAACCCCTGTTCTCCATTAGCTTTTATTCTTCCCCAGGATGCACTTTGGGCATTTTATGAAGTTTTTATTAAGTACATTTTTACCTATCAAATAACTCTGCCTGAATATACTGCCAGATCTATCATATCTTCTTCAGTGCATTTCTTCAGCTCCAAGTTACTTATTCATGCCACAAAAATTCACCAGTCAACCTTCAGGCAGGAAAGTACTAAATAAACACAGGGAACGATTAGGTAAACAAGCTAAAAGCATTCACTAGTACTGCCTTGGATTAAGGCAACCATGGAATAGATACTAGCACTTTACCAGTAGCAAAGGAGATAAAATGCTTTGGAACCTCAACTCAAATTTTAATGCTTCTGAGTACAACATCTAAAATTATGGAAAACAGCCAAACTTTCTACAATTTAGGGTCATCTTGTGGGGAGCACAGCTCACCAAAAAGCCCACAGGTTAAAGAAATGGCATTTCTACTTGTCTAGGCAATTCTGGTTAGCACTTACTTCAAATCCTCCTATTTATCTTGTATCAAAACTTCTTGTCTGACAAAACCAGAATTTGTTAGTACAGATGAACCAAACTACTATTATGAATTTTCTGCATTACCAGAACTCCACAACTTGAATCTTCACATTAAAGGCAGACATTTATTTTACCAGATTAAGGAAGTTGTagagaaagaataaaacaaaccacTAAGAAAAAACACCAACACAACACTTTTTAAAGAGCCAAGATACCAGAGCCATTAGGGTAAAGGATCCCTACCATGACTAAGCAAAACCAAGATTAAGCAACTGATAGAGAGATTAAACACAGCAACTGAGCCAAAAAAGGTTAGAAGAGTGCAAGCAGAGTAAAGATTATGCAAGCAACCTACAAATATGGCATGCTCACCAAAATCCTGTCCTTGAATCCATTCTGGTAGGTATTCAGGAAAAGGATGGGACAAAAGCTAAGGGAGCACTCAAGTTCAATGCCTTGAAATGGCACTTAAGAAGCTGAACTTGGGTTTAACTAGCATTCCCAGACACTGCCTGAACTAAATCTTCATAGAATTTCTTCAGCAATGTGGGTCTGGATTTTTAAAACCATGCTAAAGAATTGCGTTCtccaaaatagaaaaatgtatGTACCAATTTCAGCAGAAAAGGTGGCACAACTCCTTGGAAAACATGCTTAACAAGCAAGGTATCAACAAGCAGCAAAAGGTCCCAAAGTTAAACCACCCATgaagcaccagcagcacaggcagtaTGCAAACTCCTACTCATGCATTGCACTGAAACTAAACCCCACTCAGACAAGCACATAAAATATCAGTTACTCCAGCAAGTCAAGATCACATGGTTTACACTAGCTCACAATGTAAAATTCACTATCCAACCAAATAAGTGGATATCTACCAATGTAACTGCATCTACATTAAAATTACTTCATGGAGTACTGTAAGAAACTACTTGGAGGTTGCCAGCTACAGACTGATCATGTACTAACTTGtgttcccaaatccctcccttGTGCCATTACAAAGCAATCACGTAGCAGTATGGGCAGCACCACAGAGGCACTCCAGCTCTTCTCTGCAGAACTAGTTTTTTGTCTAATTAGCAACTGATCCCTCTGTCTACAAAAGCACAATATTAGTGTCAAGACAGTGATTGCAACCAGTCCTCTGTAAGAACCCTCTGACTATCACAGATCAGCTGAAGAGGACAAATTCACCCTGACCTCTGTCACTACAGCTGGAAAACTGGTAATTTTTTTATGACATGAGCAAGGCTAAGTACAGAGAATCACACACAGACTTCCAAACTTAAGCCATCTACCAGATAATGTTAATAATAACCTACTAGACATTGATGGAAGTACTTTGAAACTAAACACTTCACTTTTAGATGCCACCTCTGCTTAATGATATGAACTTACAAACCCTCTGTAAATAACTAGCACATAATACATGCAATTAATGAAAAGATTCCACCTCCCCTAATGAAAGAGAGCAACTGTAATGTCTCACACAAAGGGCAAGAAATGACTTTTGTATCCAAAGATGAGCATCTTTCATGGTTGGATGAGTTTCCCAAAGCTTATTTATACAAGGCCTTTGTTCATGATTCTGCCTGGTAAACAAAGCCTGCTACCAGAACTGCTACTTTAATGAAGATCCTCTGGACAGACCCTGGAACTGGAAAGCCTACAAGGCCATACAGATAGTTACTCCTAAACTAAGATCCTGTTgataaaagtaaataaagagTTCTTGCAGGTAAAGCTGTGGTTTAGGGCAAATGAAAAAGCTTTTGATGATAAATTAAGACAGCCTAGCTCATTCCTAGGACATTCCCAATATAATAAATAAGTTACATGCATAACAAATGCCTATACAGAGCCAGTACTAGTACAGAGCACAGACTAATTCCTAACAGCAGCACATTAGAAAGTTTTAGATAAGGTAACTATGCAGTTAATCTTGCTGCTCTCATCTGGGTCAAAAGTCCAGTTTACCTCATCCTGAATGCCACCTTTTCTCCCTCTTGCTAAGGTCATGCAGATTTCTCAGTGTCATAGTTCAAAACCCTATTAAAACATAACTACCTTAATTTGCAATTCCTGTACCCTTTCCCTTCCTATAGCGAGGGAATGAAATCTAGGGTCCAGTTTAACTTTCAGGGAGATCAGCAAAGGTCTCCATTAGTGGCAGTCTCATAAACTCATATTCCACTTTCTGCACTACaggaatgaaaag includes these proteins:
- the LOC134550741 gene encoding cytochrome b5, with translation MVGSSETGKESWRGRYYRLEEVQKHNNSQSTWIIIHNRIYDVTKFLDEHPGGEEVLREQAGGDATENFEDVGHSTDARTMSESFIVGELHPDDRSKLQKPTETLITTVQSTSSSWSNWVIPAIAAIIVALMYRSYMSE